The nucleotide window CCCCAACTATCGGATCGCTGCCTAGAACCCACCGTCCAGCCTGGCTCCTTCCGCCAGTTCCCTCCCTCAAAGGGATCCCTCAAATCAGCATCACCTCCCACCTCTGTTCCCTGGAGATTCTAGGAGGCAGGACCTAGTAATTGTCCTGTGAAACCTGCACTTCCTGCTCTGGCCTGCATCTCCCTGATGCTCTTTAACCCTCACTGGGACATTGTCAGCTTCCACATCACACTGACCCGAGCCCTGTCGTCAAATCCGTTTCATGGAGAAGTAGAGATGTGCAAAACACACTGACTGCATAGCCTGCAGATCTGGGCCCCTCGCCCgaccctgccacctgctggctgtgCCGCTGGGATCAGCTCCTTAACCTGGTAGCTCGTGTCCCTCTGTGGAACTGGAGTAAGAGCAAGGCCTGCCGTGTGCGGCTGTTGCAGTGTTGAGTCCTTTTGAGAGCCTGCTGCCTGACCTGTAAGAGCCGCGATTCTATAAAGGGCAACCCCGTGACAGTCTCCCCAACCCTTGCTCATCTGCTAGAACCTAAACTCAGCTGTTCCCTCGCGTCTGCCCGTCTGTCCGTCTGTCCGTGCCTGATTCTGCACATGCTGTTACGCTCGCTGGTGATTCTCTGCAGACTGGGTTTTCACCAGCTCTTTTCCCAAAGAACCTTAGGCCCTGTGGGCAGAAGGAATGATGACCTCATTCAGCCCCTCTGTCGCGGCTCCAGGGGGGGGTCTGTATCTCATCAGCTGCTCACTGCTTCTGGGATCTAAAGCAACGATGCACCCCCCCCCCATGCATGGCCTCCTCCTCACGCCCTCATCTTTGTAACAGTTAACAATTAAGTCAATAAAATAAGTATGGTTGAACAACTGATGAGTCAAAGCAGCCTCCTTCCTCAATGCAGTCATCCCTTGTTCCCCACTCATGTACCCCAAATACTCCAACAGGCTGTCCTTTGAAACTTGAAGGAACAAAAGCAAGTAGCACTTTATTATTTCTCTAAAGTGCGAAACGTGTGGAAGCTAAAGACTATAAAATGGTAACTGCAAGAGAGAAGCTGGCATGAAGGaacaagcactttttttttttttttaatttttttgaaaggctaagagagagagagagagattttctgtggactgtttcattccctaaatggccacaacagccaggggctggactgggctgaagccaggagccaagaatgccatctgggtctcccacacgggtagcagggaccccagaactggagccatcagcagctcttcccaggctcattagcagggcgctggattggaagtgaggagctgtgttgtgacacagcgggttaagctgctgcctgcaacgccctCACCCGTATCAGTCcccagtgctcctcttccaatccggcgccctgctaatgcgcctggcaaagcagtggaagatggcccgagtatctggatccctgcacccacgtgggagacccagaagaagctcctggctcctggcttcagcctggcccagcctgagcaattgcagccatttggagagtgaaccagtggatgcatgatatctctctctctctgtctgactctcctttctctgtctctctgatttccaaataaatttaaaaaagtaaaaaaaaaaaaaagaataaatcaattAAACTGTATTTAGGGTAGGGAAAACCGTCCTATGACACATCCTTGGATCGGTCGTTTCTCTTCACCACAGAAGACAAACTTGCTTCACCGAAAACGTGACCCAATGAGATAATCCTTAGTGTATTTACcagatttacttttaaaaatttatttattttcttttgaaaggcagagagacagagattttccacccactggttcacttcccaaatgcttgcaacagcgagggctggaccttgccaaagtcaggaactcaagCTGATCATATCCTACgtgtgtgggtggagggacccggCCGCTGGAGCCATCATCAGCCGCCTTCCGAgggatgcaccagcaggaagctggactttgGAGCCGAGCCAGATGCCAGTCTGGGCACTCAGACATGGTAGGCGGGCTCCAGTCACCTGTGCCAAAGGCCTGGCTCCTATTTACCAGGCAGGGAGGCAGAATAGAGAATTAGAGGTGTTTACTTCCTGTCACTTTACTTCTGTTTTGCTTGTCTGCAATGGTAATTGACTAACGGTATCTACTCCCTATTGTTAAGTGTGCTAACAAGGAGATGCCAAAATTCTTggctatcacttttttttttgtaagcagcAGGACATTGGCATCTGCAGCCTCTCACAGAGGGGGATGACACACGTTTCCTTCTGGAAAAAAAGTCCAGGATGAGCAACAGGGCTGTTAGGGTGGGGCTAAGAACATTctgcttgaatttttttttttttttttttgacaggcagagtggacagtgagagagagagagagacagagagaaaggtcttccttttgccgctggttcaccctccaatggccgccgcagccggcgcgctgcggccggtgcaccgcgttgatctgatggcaggagccaggtgcttatcctggtctcccatggggtgcagggcccaaacacttgggccatcctccactgcactccctggccacagcagagagctggcctggaagaggggcaaccaggacagaatccggcgccctgacgcaaggccaaggattagcctagtgagccacggtgccagctttgaatttttttttaagatttctatttattccacacagcagactcatagaatgacaattgctttaaatagcactcttaacttcagaagcagcccttaaggcattctggcctggctgaaaagcccaggagagcattttaggcatggacagccaagacactgtggcaaaaaatgtcctacatgaaggacctcatgggtgagaccccagtggaaagcagGGACCATCAATGAAAGAGGtatattttctctgaagggagaacttccactttgcttatggccctgtgtAAATACTGACGGGGTCTGTGGATctgaaaggcttccatagcctaggcagctcttgtcaagagcctcgggtgatcactgacatcatacagaagagtgttaaccgttaaattaacaagagtcaccgTGTACtgttcccatgcaggacctctgtccttaaagagttGCATTATAATTATCTCTAAGTGCTcaaaaaagatgtatcattcttgggtgcttctttaaagttaatcaaGTTTCTAAAACAAAAGTGAAATTGACTTCAAGATttagtgactttgaacagcccttatctggactgctgaggaatagtttttcatgcaaattgttgaactctttacttagagttggtcttctgtgtacagttagttgaaaatggatcttagtggagaatgggacagggaggaggaggaggggtgggagggcgagtatggtggggagaatcattatattcctaaggttgtacttctgaaatgcatgaagtttgtattccttaaataaaagctttctttggagggagggaaataaataaaaattttatttatttacttgagaggtagaaagaaagaaagaaagagagaaagagagagacagagagaaaggtcttccatcggctacttgagaggtagaaagaaagagagaaagagagagagacagagagaaaggtcttccatcggctggttcactccccaaatggctgtaacggcccgagctgggctgatccaaagccaggagcttcttcccggtctcccacgcgggtgcaggggcccaaggacctgggccatcttccactgctttcccaggccacagcagagagctggatcggaagtggagcagcctgggctccaaTCGGCGCGCATTTGGGAgggcggcgccacaggcggaggattagcttactacgccgcagcgccggccccctggatTAACCTTTATGCAAGGCTATATAACCCTCATTAACAGCTGGGGAGGAATCTGAGAGCCCTCGCTCACCAGCTCCGGGGCCTTGGCTACCTCGGCCAACGCTACTCCGGGCAAACGCCGTCGCCATCCCTCCGTGCACGGCTCACTCCCCCGGCCTCGGACCCGGCGCCCCGAGCCCCAGCCTAAAGCCCAGACGCCCGCAGGTCACCTTGACTACAGCGCCGAGGACCCCGTGGGAACCCGCGGCCGCCGCCCCGCCTCGCCGCGCTCGTTCCCGCAGAGGCGTGCCCGGAGAGAAGACCTGCACGGCCAAGTCCTGAACGAAGAGGTGAGGGGCGTGGGCAGGGGTGCGACACGAGGAGAGCGGACAGCGGTCAGAGAGGGCTGTTTTCTTTCTGTCATGTGTGGCTGGCAGCAGCCGGGGAGTTAGAAGAGGCCCAGGAAGAACACCGCGGCAGACAGGCATTTCCCACAGCCAAGCCCGCAGCGCGCGGAACTGCAGACCCGCGGAAGGCCCTGCTTCCGGTCTCCTCGCGCCTGCGCCTTGGCGGGCGGGAAGGCGGGAGGCCGGAGTGGAGGGAAGCCGGGAACCGGAAGTGAAGGCAGATTCCCTCCTTCGTTGCTGTTGCCGCCGCCATACGCGCTCACCCTGCTCAGGTAAGCTTCGGCCTTCATTACCATCCGCCTCCATCTGCGTTTCTTTCTGGTTGTCCTGCCGCTTAGGCTCCTGATACGCCTTCCGTGGGCGTTGGTCTGGTCGCCGGGGCATGATGGAGTTGTTAGTTACACTGCTTTGAACCTTTTCGAGGGCAAAGAGCTTGGGCGGGGGAAGACGAGGAGACAAGGGAGGCCCAATCCAAGATGGTGGCTCCGGCGCCATTGTGTTCCCTTTGCTGCGGGCTCCGCGTGGGGGTCCCCCGCCAGCCTGAGGGTCCAGCGCCgacgcgcggcggcggcggcttctGGACGTTTGCGAAGGGCGTGGCTCTGCCCACCGTCGCGTCTCTCGGGGCCTCTTGCCCGCCGTGTgggaccaggaggaggaggagccgccCGTTTACTGGCCCAGTTGGGCCCTTGTTGGGAGCGCTTTCCCGGTGTCTCCGGGTGGCGTCGTTGTATGTCTCCCCAGGGGGTAGCGCCTCAGGGACGCGGTACCTCTTGGTAAAAATGCTGTTAGGGGAGACCTCCTGCTCTCGGTTCTGCTTCCCCCTTACCCATTGTGGGGTCCGGAGACGGAGCGCGTGTGCGCGCGCGAATCCCCTCCCCCCGTTAATTACACAGGATCCCTGAGCGCGGAGGCAGGGTGCTGAGGGCTGGGAGGCCGGCGAGCTGGGGGTCGTGTCTCGCAGCCACATGATGTTTTCGTTTTGAGGCGTGAGCGCTTGGCGCGCTGATGACCTTAATCTATCACCCTGGACTGATGGCTGCCGTGGGAGGAGTCAGTAGGCACAGCCCTAGGTTTGGCCTTGAGGGCTTttcagcacctggctcccagtcGCCTTAGTCCCATCACCTTCCCGGTATCCTTTTGTCTTCGCTGCTGTTGCTTACACAGCAGGAACTTGGAACTTGTCCTGCCCCTCAACAGCTAACTGGATTTCTGCTACCTTGCTCCTAAGGCTTGGTGGGAACCTGCGTCCCAGCCACGTCCCTTGAGCACTTTTCCCGTTTCCTCTCTTGCATTTGCttttcatatttacatatgtGTTTCTAGTTCTGTACTGGAATTTTTTCCCAGATAAAAGGCATCATAGGGACAGGAGGAAAGTGTGGGGCTCAAAAAGGGTGGCGAAGGCCCTGCCTGTGACTGATACATCggctctctcttcttttcctagCTCTTCCTCCAGAAACTGTCTTTGCCCGCCCGCTTCCCGCTTGCTTCCCCCCATTCTGCAAGAGTCGATCCTGagacccctccccgcctccccccgcTGGCCCAGTGATGGCAGAGAACGACGTGGACAACGAGCTCTTGGACTACGAGGAGGATGAGGTGGAGACAGCAGCTGGGGGAGATGGGGCTGAGGCCCCTGCCAAGAAGGACGTCAAGGGCTCCTACGTCTCCATCCACAGCTCTGGCTTCCGGGACTTCCTGCTCAAGCCAGAGTTGCTCCGCGCCATTGTTGATTGTGGCTTTGAGCATCCATCAGAAGGTAAATTTTGGCTGGACGTAGAGTTCTTACTAGGCCCCGTGAGAATGAGACAAAGATGTAGTCGGGTTCTTCGGGCAGTAAGGGTTTATGTTTAGTACAAATAGGGAATTACCAGAAGCGATTTTAACAAGTTAGGGGTTTACACAGTCTGCTCTGTGGTGACGGCCTGGAGGTGCTGGTGGTCCAGAAGTGGCCTGGAGGCCTGCTGTTCCTTCCTGTGACGTGTCTCCTTTTCCTTGCTTGTTGTTAACTTTGTCATTTTGAGCTCTAATGTTAAATTTCCAGAAAGAGCCTGATTGCTGATTGCACCATTAGTTATTCTCTGTTGGGTCAGGCCAACACTGATCTCTGGAAACCTTTTTGGTCTAAAGATGGCTGACTTCTGGGTCTGGTGCCAAGTCCCGTATTTTATTCAAGGTTGCTGGGTTTTATAACCCGAAGCCTGGCAGCCTAAAGTAAGAGAAATGGCCTGTGACTGGCGTTCAGGGGCCACAGGCTGTTACAGATGAAGGACAATAAGGACGGAACCAGGAGCGCTGAGAGTGAGCTGGTGCTAGTGCAGGAAGGTTCTTAATCAGAGTGTGGAGGCCAAAACCTGGGGGAGGCTAGAGTAGAAGGAACTAGCAGGGCTCTGGTGTCAGGATAGATGTAActgaggaagcagaggctgggaaTTGACCAAAACCAGGTAAATTTTCTGAGTTGAGTGTGAGAACTGGGTTTGGCATGGGGAAAGGTGGAGTTATGTAGAGGTCGAAGTTGATTTATCTTTCGTTGTTTCCTGTTTCCAGTCCAGCACGAGTGCATCCCTCAGGCTATCCTTGGAATGGATGTCCTGTGCCAGGCCAAGTCCGGCATGGGGAAGACCGCGGTGTTTGTGCTGGCCacactgcagcagctggagccagtTACTGGGCAGGTATATTTGGGGAGCGTGCTGGGGAAGGTGCTTTGGTTAGGCATACGTGGGAGGgtgtttctgtcccagctgtgtTGTGCTTTCATAGCCTGGGTCCCCcccaactttattattattattattattattatatattatttatttatttatttattcatttgaaagagaggaagagacaaagatcttccatctgctggttcactccctaaacggctgcaacaacagccagggctgaagccaggagtttcttcctgatctcccatgtgggtagcatggacccaagcacttgggccattctttgctgctttcccaggcacatactagcagggagctggattagaagtggagcagctgggtctctaactggtgctcatgggacgctggcaggcagtggctttatccgctatccCACAGAAGATGGAGACTGTCACCCTTGACAGTGTGGGGGTGTGGTAGTAAGCTTGGGGCTGATCATTGAAATCTCAGAACCTAAGTTATTTGTGGTCTCCAGGTGTGCTTCTGTATTTCTTACTCTCCAAGAGGGCAACAAAGAGGCATATACACTGTATGTTTTCATGTAACCCTCTCTCCTCCCAGGTGTCTGTGCTGGTGATGTGTCACACTAGAGAGCTGGCTTTTCAGATTAGCAAGGAGTATGAGCGCTTCTCTAAGTACATGCCCAATGTCAAGGTAAGCAAGCGTGGAGACGGACAGAGTGaatgggggtgtgggtgggggtgggctttGGGGACCTTAAAGTTTAGCTCAGCAGTGTGTATTACAGCTTATGTGAGAATCTCGGCATATGTGTAAGTGATGCTAAGTCCCTCAGGCTTCCAGTGTACAGGAGATCTTATTAAATCATAGGGCTCATTGCATATACATTATAATTCAAGAGATGctttgttgcattttatttttgtagaagCCTTAGTTTGGCTTGGCTTAATGCAGTGTAAATACACCTGTTGGGTAGCAGAACTCACGATCACGCTCTGGATGCTGTGTACCACATGGCCATCCTCTTTTtgaagtttctgtttttatttgaaaggcacttgtgtgtatatgcatacagATTTTCAACCAGGGACTCCGTATATGGGATGCGGATGTCCCATgtgatggcttaaccactgtaccacgtGCCTAGCTGCCACCGTGCTTTCCTTACTAGTACTTATACCCGTTCACTTCACTGTGCTTTGAGAATTTTGGAGAGTGTAGCAAGAGGAAGCTGGAGGCTCTACAGGAATggtgtatcttttttgtttgttttatatagatgtatttatttgaaaggcagagttacttagAGCGAGGAGGGGAGAGCTttcgtttgctggttcactccccaaaggatctgggccaggctggagccaggaatttcatccgagtttcccatatgggtagcagggcccaagcacttgggccattttctgctgctttcccaggcacattagcagggagctggactggaagtggagcagctgggacttgaaccgttgcccacgtgggatgctggtgttgcaggtggtggctttaacctgctataccacaacgcgaGCCCCAGGTCCAAAGATAAAGTTCTGAAATGTTCTACGACGTGGTTTGGAGCAACTTGAGTGAATGGGGACTCTGGGCAGATTGGAATCCTTCCTTCATTGTCACGCTCTGTCCCTGGTTTGGCAGGTCGCCGTGTTTTTTGGTGGTCTGTCTATCAAGAAGGATGAAGAGGTGCTGAAGAAGAACTGCCCGCATATTGTCGTGGGGACTCCTGGCCGCATCCTAGCCCTGGCTCGGAACAAGAGCCTCAACCTCAAACACATTAAACACTTTATCTTGGATGAATGCGACAAGATGCTTGAACAGCTCGGTGAGTGGCAGTGCTGGGACTGGCTGGCGGTCCAGGGCCCCGCCCTTCAGAGCCAAATGATGCTTGTTTGCTACAGGAGCACTCAGTGCAAGGACGACTCTATCTATCACCCATGACTGATGGCTCTGGGTTCCCTGGACTGCCTTTGTTAGCGCCTTTGTTGACCGTTAGCGAGGTGGATATCGTGTGCTTTCTATGACAGATGTTCTTTGAGACTAGGAGTCTGATAATACGTCACCACTacagctcctctttttttttaacagtgggTGTTGTAGTGGGAGGTACTCAACAAGGAGATGGTCTACTCTGGCCTCTGTAGCATAACACCTGCGGTTAGGATTATGGCTGAGTAGATTGCTAGGCCTAAATTCTAGGATAATGGAGAGTGGGAGTTTGTATGGTGTGCTGTTCTAGCGGGCTGAGTGGGGTTGTTGAAGGAAAATTTCAGTAAGAACTGAatgtgggtgagtgggtgaggggGGTGGACATAGTCTAGGGAAGTTCTTGTGATGGATCTTGATGGCTGTTTAAGATGGCCAGCTGTCAGGTGGCTCCGGGCAGTGATGGCGGCGTGGAGTAGACTTGACATCTCGAATGTCGTAACTGCTTAATATTTGGAGTCTGCAGAGGCTGGGGCTTAGAGAATGAGGAGTTGGGAGCATTTTGCGAAGGCCTTGTCCTTTTGAGACCACGTGGTGGGCTGCTTCATCCCTGTTTACTTGGGGCTTTGGGGTTGATTGAGACAGAGCTGGGAATCGTTTATTTCAAGCTCGCTGCTTTTTCCCTTGTGATTGCTGTGGGTCTGGTTTGACGGTGCTCGGAGAACTAGAGAGAACTGGGGCACTTTTCCGTGGAGTGAGTCGCTCGCTTACCTGCTTCCAGTCTCGACCTCAGCCGGCAGGCCCTCTGCTCTGGTTTTCACGGTGCTGTTTTCTCCTCTCGTTTTTCCTTCACTGCAGACATGCGTCGGGATGTCCAGGAAATTTTTCGCATGACCCCCCACGAGAAGCAGGTCATGATGTTCAGTGCTACCTTGAGCAAAGAGATCCGTCCCGTCTGCCGCAAGTTCATGCAAGATGTAAATACCCTTCTACCTTCTCTTCCTCCACTCCCCGCCcgctgcctcctccccctccgtGCCCTCCTCCTCCAGACCCCCTTGTCCTTCAGACGTCAAGAAGGGGGCTCGTGCCCGTCTGGGAGTGATGGCTCCTTGAAGAGACACAGCGAGGCAGAGACAGCTAGCGTTAGGGTCTGCGCGGGTGCCAGGGAAACTCCGGAAGACTTGGTCGGGTTAACGTGAGAGCGGGTAGTGTTcgactgcttttaaaaaatcaacagcattttttttaacctcttctCCCCTTTGGGGGAGGGCAGTGTTTTCTGCCCTACCGCCCACCGTCATCTACATACCCCTTACAGCCACGCACCCTCAAAGTGGCATCGAGCATACAGCTGGAGCCTTCTGCTCACCAAAACACATACCTCCCGGTGgcaggagagcaagagagagggacagacagatggCAGGGCTCGACAGAAGAAGAGCAAACAGCACAAATgaacccgccccctccccacctccaggggTGGGGGCCTTTGGCACCTCAGTCCCCGATCCCCTACTCCTTCCTGCCCATACCTCCTTGCACCCGTCGGAACCTCGGTTGACGCGAGCCGGCAGCAGAGAAGCACCGTGGCGCGACGAGGGAATGCGGACGGCACCCAGCGGTGGATGGCGGCAGCGGAGGCCGCGGGGAAACCTCACCAGGAAGCTGAGGACCAAACCAGCCTCTTTTTCCGTTCCCGGTTTTTTTCCTGAATCCAACGCGTGCTGTGCCCTCTTTTCCCCACATGTGTTTGGGGAAGGGTGTCCTGAATGGGGgtggtggattttttttctttaaaacaattttttttttaaatgctcagaGTAGAGGGATATGGGAAAAGGTAAAGTGGATAGCTCCACTTGGATGTAACCCGGCGGGtgtcagggcctggggctggcagaggCCATTGTATAAGCAGTGGAGTGGGTTCCTCCCCTCCCTGTGTGCTCCTTCCCGTGGGATAACTGGAGCTGTCCTTGGGGCTAGTATCAGATTGGAAGGAGGCCATGGAAGATCCCTTTGTGCCTTGTTAGCCTGCCTTCTGAGATTGTGCTGGTGTTTTTTCCCCATGGAATGCAGTGACTCTTTCCCATCTTGGTCCCTGGGTTCCTCCCTGAAGTAGGATGAAGTTTGGAAAGTTGGGCTTTGTACTAGTGTCAGTTTCCATCTTTAATGCTACTCTCCTCCacttcaaggatttttttttttatgatttattttatttatttgaaagagttgaagagagaggtagagacagaggtcttccatccgctggttcactccccagatggccgcaacggctggagctgtgctgaaccggagccaggggattcttccaggtctctcacgtgggtgcaggggcccaaggacttggccatcttctgctgctatcccaggccatagcagagagcaggatcggaagtggagcagccgggactagaactggcgcccataggggatgtcgacgcttcaggccagggcaataacccactgtgccacagcaccggccccaagggttgatttaatttctaaaaaaatgttaGAGATAAACGCATACCTACTGCTCTGAATTTGTTTTTCTAGCACCACTTACTGATGCCTTCCATGTAAGCCTGTAGGGGATTTGACTCTTAGTTCAGAGGCCAGTTTAATCTGAAACTGTGCCCTTGTGAGATGAGGCAAGTTGTACTCCTCTGGAGTGATTTTGCTTCTCCTTAAATGGCATTTTGATTCTGTCCCTTGCATTGTTTGATCTTGAAGACATCCACTTTCCTAATGTGCGTAACAGTTTCCTAGTGGAGAGAAAACTTAGGAGGAGCAGTCCTTGTCCTCCCCTTTGTTCTAAAGCCAGCTCTGAAGGAGTCACTGACCTTGAGTCGCCGTTGCCCATTCTTTCCCAGATGTTTGCAGTGTGTTGCGACTcctctcctgtttgttttccccACCACCTCCGTTGGAGGTCGTGGCATCTTGCCATTGGGTGGTTTTGTTGGTCCTGCTCCCTTTGCAAGCACAGGTTCCCATGCCAGTTCTCAGTTGGGCAGTCTTAAAAAGAACTCCACTGACAGGAAGGAAATGGGTCTGACGTTTTAGACCACAGTAAAATGGGTATTTTTGGGGGGGTGTGGTGGGGTTTTCAATCTTctcttctccccatccccccatgGGGTGTATTGGAGAGCAGCTTCCTCCACCCCCCCAGGTTTAACCCCCCCACTCTGCCCTCCTCCCGTTCCCtaccccttcctccccccccagCCTATGGAGATCTTCGTGGATGATGAGACGAAGTTGACGCTGCATGGGTTGCAGCAGTACTACGTGAAACTGAAGGACAACGAGAAGAACCGGAAGCTCTTTGACCTTCTGGATGTCCTTGAGTTCAACCAGGTCAGTTGTTCGAAGACCAGTAGGAGGATGAGCGTTGGCTACATCTCCAGCTGTAGCAGAAGCCTGGGTATTAGGTATATTTTTATTGAGGAAACCATCAAAGTGGGGAGAGGTGgagaaaatgtacttttaaagatttatttatttgaaagactttgagagaggtcttccatccactggttcaagcccagttggctgcaatggctggagctgtgccgatctgaagccaggagctgcttctgggtctcccatgcgggtgcaggggcccaaggactcaggccatcttctactgctttcctaggctatagcagagggctggatcggaagtggggcagctgaaacttgaactggtgtccatatgggatgctggcactgcaggcggcggctccacctgctaagccatagtactggccccgaaaattttttttctttttttttttttaagatttattgatttatttgaaagtcaagagttacatagaaggagaggcagagagagctcttccatccgctggttcactccccagttgtctgcaactgctggaactgggctgatctaaagttaggagccaggaacttccttagggtctcccgtgtgggtgcaggggcccaaggacctgggccatcttctgctttcccaggccatagcagagagctggatcggaagtggaacagccaggattcgaaccagggtccatatgggatgctggcactgtaggcagtggctttacttgctagaCCACATCGTGAGCCCCACTGAAagtttttgagtgaattttttttaagatttattcatttctgaggtagaaacagagaaaggtcttccatccactggttcacttcccaaatagctgcaatggccagaactggactgatctgaagccaggagcttcttccaggtctcctacgtgggtgcaggggctcaagtacttgggccattgtctactgctttctgaggccaaagcagagagctggattttaaatggaacagcctggactggaactggtgcccataaggattGCTGGGGCTACAGGCAGAGGcatagcccac belongs to Oryctolagus cuniculus chromosome 5, mOryCun1.1, whole genome shotgun sequence and includes:
- the DDX39B gene encoding spliceosome RNA helicase DDX39B, whose amino-acid sequence is MAENDVDNELLDYEEDEVETAAGGDGAEAPAKKDVKGSYVSIHSSGFRDFLLKPELLRAIVDCGFEHPSEVQHECIPQAILGMDVLCQAKSGMGKTAVFVLATLQQLEPVTGQVSVLVMCHTRELAFQISKEYERFSKYMPNVKVAVFFGGLSIKKDEEVLKKNCPHIVVGTPGRILALARNKSLNLKHIKHFILDECDKMLEQLDMRRDVQEIFRMTPHEKQVMMFSATLSKEIRPVCRKFMQDPMEIFVDDETKLTLHGLQQYYVKLKDNEKNRKLFDLLDVLEFNQVVIFVKSVQRCIALAQLLVEQNFPAIAIHRGMPQEERLSRYQQFKDFQRRILVATNLFGRGMDIERVNIAFNYDMPEDSDTYLHRVARAGRFGTKGLAITFVSDENDAKILNDVQDRFEVNISELPDEIDISSYIEQTR